The sequence below is a genomic window from Actinokineospora baliensis.
CTTCAACCGCCCCGACTGCGGCGCCAAGTCGTCCAACGTCCTGGTCGACTGCCGGATCGCCTTGTTCGCCTCCCGCCCCAGCTCCGTCGACCTGCGCCCGAGTGACCTCGCGGCCTCGGCCGACCGGTCGCCGAGGACGCGGTACTTGGCCACGAAACCCTGGATCGCCTGGAGCAGCTTGCCCAGTCGTTTTTGCAGCTTGGCGGCGAGCTGGACCGCGTCGGCGATCACGCTGGCGATGAACACGCCGACCGAGGCACCCAGGGTGAACCAGGATGACGCCAGCGCCAGCAGGGCCCGGGTGATCACATTGCTGATGAAGGTGGCGATCAGGTCGAAGACGATGGCCCTGGTCGTGCCGACGACGACACCGGCGGTCCGCACGCCGTTGGCGGCGTCCCTGGCCTGGTCGGCGACCTGTGCCAAGGCTGCGATGTACTGGCTGGCCAGCCCTTGGTACGCCGTGGCGGCGTCACCGCTCCACCCCGTGGTCAGCGCCATCGCCGAGGTGTAGTCGGCGTTCATCTTGTCCAGGCGCTTGCCGATGTTCTCCCAGGTCGCGGCGATGGCGTCGATCTGGCCGGGGTCGCCGGTGAGCACCTCCAGCGGCTCGCGGAGGAAGTCGAGGTGCTCCATCAACCAGCCGACCCCGGCCTTGACCAGCTCACCCAGCGGGTTCATCACCATCGACAGGACGTCGATGCCGATCATGGCCCCGTCCACGGCCAGTTCCTGCCAGTTGGAGTCGTCGCCCAGGTCGTGGGCCAGGTTCATGCTCGATTCCAGCAGGCCGGAGCCCGCGAAGGTCTTCGGTCCCTCCGCCTCGGCGACCAGTTCGTCGCTCACCGCCCGCCCCCGAACCTGTCGTAGTGGGCCGCGAGCCGCCGCTCCAACTCGGTGTAGTCGGTGACGGTGCGCGAGATGCCCTCCGACAGCGCCCCGGCCAGGTCGGACGCGCTCTTCAGCAGGTCGTCCATGTGCCCCTGGAACACCTGCAAGGCGGGAATCACCAGCGGTGAGCAGAGCAGTCCGTAGGCCGCCACACCGCCGAGCCCGACCTGCGCGGCGGCCGAGTCGGCCTCCCGGATGCCGTCGGCGACGGCGGCGACCCGCCCGGCGTGCGTCGACAGCGACGCCGTGTCCTCGATCTCGTACCCCGCGGTCACCGCCGATCCCCCTTCCCGTAGACGCCGCCGAAGCCCTCGTCGTCGTCGAGGTGGGGGCGCGGCCGGGGCCGGTCATCGGGTTCCGGGTCGGCGGGCATGGACCGCCGAACGATGTCGAGCGCCTCGGAGTCGCCGCCGACGAGATCGGACATGATCTCCATGGTGCGCGCGGCCGCCATCCGCGCAGCCTGGGTGTAGGTAGCCTGGATCAGCGCGGCCAACTGCCCGTGCCGCATCCGCTCGGCCTCCGGCGAGAGGGTCAAGCCGGTCAGACCGCCGCCGGGGTTGACAGTGACGCTGACCACGCGGTCGGCGCTGGAGTGCGTGACCGAGTTCGCCGCCAACCGCTCCTGCGCGTCCTGCGCCTTGGCCATGAGCGCGGCGGTGCGCTGCTCCTGCTCCCGCATCCACTCGTGCGGATCGTTGATGTGCGCGCCGAACACCTCGGGCCGTCCTCCTCGGGTAGACGTGGATCGCGACGGAGGGTAGCTCCCCGCGCCCGGCCCACGCGGTCATTTGGACGATGTCGGCCGGATCCACGCCCGCGCCAGCAGCAAGGAGAAGGGGCGGATGTTGATGATCCGGTCCGCGTAGGACGCCAGCGTGAGCGGGCCGATCTTCGTCAGGTAGCCAGCCCAGACCACCAACCCGATCCTCCCGGCGGTCAGCTCCGCCAGCAACCGCCGCATCCAGCTCACACTGACCGTCCACAACACTGCCACTGCCACTGCCACGCCCGGCGGCGCGCCGCTGGCAAAGACCGGCCTCCGACCAGCATCATCAACCACGAGCCAGACCGCCAGCACGTCTCCCGCCACTGGTTCCAGAAAACGCGTCCGGGATCCCGCCCTCTCCACCGCCGGAATCACCCACCGGGTCCGCATCCACGACCTGCGCCACGCCCACGCCTATCGGCTCCTCCGGGGCGGCGCTGACCTCCAAACCGTCCGCGAACGCCTTGGCCACGCCACCTCCGCGCGACCGAGCGCTGCCTCCAGGCCATTCCCAAACCCACCGACACAGCATTCAACGCCCTTGCACACATCCGCAACACCGCCGAAACCACCAAACACGACATGCGGCCGACAATCGCGACTCCGTCGACAAGGCGCAGCCAACAGCAATGGAGTCACGTCCGTTCGATTCGACGGCGACGAATCTCCTGCTAGACCAACCCTCACCCTCGACCAGGTTCGTTCGCGAACAAACCGTCGCACACTCCGCCTGCGTGGACCTGGTCACCCAGGCGGTCAAACTACGTCAACAGGTGGCTGAAATGCCGAACGGCCTGTCAGTACTAAATACTGACAGGCCGTCTCACCAGCGCAAATAAACTGGTGGGCGATACTGGGATTGAACCAGTGACCCCTACCGTGTCAAGGTAGTGCTCTCCCACTGAGCTAATCGCCCGAGGCGGAGGCGGGAATCGAACCCGCGTACAGGGCTTTGCAGGCCCTTGCCTAAGCCACTCGGCCACTCCGCCGGATCCCGAAGGGGTTGGCCCCCGGGGGGCCGGCGCAGAGGCCGAACCGCTTTCCGAGCGGACGACGGGATTCGAACCCGCGACCCTCACCTTGGCAAGGTGATGCGCTACCAGCTGCGCTACGTCCGCACACCCACCAGGCTCCTGGTCAGGACCCCCAACCCGTCCGCCGTGGTGCGAGCAGAACTCTATAGGACGCCTGATCCGGCCTCCAAATCGGGGGTCGGTTCCCGGCGTTCGCTCAGGTCAGGTCGGTGGAGATCAAGTGCGTGAGCGCCTCGTCGACGTCGACCCAGAGGTGTTCGTTGCCGGGGACGACGACGTCGTAGGTGCGGTCGAGGAAGTCGGCGAGTTCCTGGGCGGAGGCCTCGAACACGGCGTGGCCGGAGGGGGAGCTGAGCTCGATCACCACGACCTCGGGGTCGTCGACGGCGGGGCGGATGCGGACGTCGCCGTCCCCCGCCTCGGCGATGAGGCCGTCGGCGAGCAGGTCGCGGGCGAAGACCCACTCGACCCACCCCGCGCGGCCGGTGCGGAACGCCGCCACCACCGCGTACGGGTCACGCGTGTCGTAGCGCAGCTCGACCTTCACCGGGACCGCTGGGGTCCTCGGCGCGAGGAGGTCGAACACCGCGGTGGACCGCAGCGTGACGTGATCGTTTCGCATCGTCGCTACCCTTCTGCTCCTCTCCCAGCCAAACGACTGAGTCCCTTCTATGTGACGGCACCACGCCGGGAGCGGGACGTGGATCAGGTGCACATCACCCGTCCGGTCCACTACCCTGTGCGTAGGGCTGTCGCACCACTGCGCAGCGTGACGAATCTGCGTGAGGCGTCTCCATACTGGCTGGTTTTCGGCCGCGCCGGTAGCGCCCTGAGCACGAATGTTCCTTCCCTGTTTTCCCCACCGGGGGCAATGCCGCGCTGACCTGCGGGCCTGCCTCCCGGTTGTGGCGTGACCCACCCTTCGCGCAGGTCACAGGTGGGTCAAGGCGCTTGGCCGTGCCGCTCGAACGGCCCAACGGCACAATGGTCAGGCGCGTGAGGGAGGTGGTGCCACCGTGGCGGACGAGGCCAACGAGAAAGGCGCGATGCGCCCCGATTGGGCTAACCGCAACGCGACGACCCGGACCGTGTGGCGGGTGGGGGTTGGACTCGTCGGTGGACTGGTCCTAGCCGCCGGAATAGTTATGATCCCCTACCCCGGCCCCGGCTGGCTGGTGGTCTTCGCGGGCCTGGCGATCCTCGCCGTGGAGTTCTCCTGGGCCCACCGCGCCCTCACCTACGCCAGGGGCAAGTACGACACCTGGACCGCCTGGCTGGGCCGCCAACCCCTGGCCATCCGCCTCCTGGTCCTCGCCCTCACCGGCGCCATCGTCGTCACCACCATCTGGCTCCTCAACGGCTTCGCCCTGGTAGGCGGCTGGTTCGGCCTCGAATGGCCCTGGCTGGGGTCCCCCCTGTTCGCCTGACCAAGACCATCCTGTAGTCTTCTCCCAGTCGATGCGGCCACGGCCGCACCGGGCGATTAGCTCAGCGGGAGAGCACTTCGTTCACACCGAAGGGGTCACTGGTTCGATCCCAGTATCGCCCACTGGTTATATTTGCAGGTCAGCGCCCTGCCAACGGATCACGTTGGTGGGGCGTTGATCGTTTCGGGGAGCACGTGGGGAGCAGCGTGATCTGACCCCAATCGCGATACCGAAGGGGTCAGGCCGCTTTCGTTGGTACAGCGTCGTTTCCAGGTCGTCCCCAGTCCACACCCTGCTCCCAGCAATGATCCAAAGTGATCAACATGTGTTTGACCAGGGGATTCGTGATACGGCTGTGGTCGTCGACGTCGCGGCGGCGGCCGTGGATGAGCCG
It includes:
- a CDS encoding tyrosine-type recombinase/integrase, which codes for MAKTGLRPASSTTSQTASTSPATGSRKRVRDPALSTAGITHRVRIHDLRHAHAYRLLRGGADLQTVRERLGHATSARPSAASRPFPNPPTQHSTPLHTSATPPKPPNTTCGRQSRLRRQGAANSNGVTSVRFDGDESPARPTLTLDQVRSRTNRRTLRLRGPGHPGGQTTSTGG
- a CDS encoding ESX-1 secretion-associated protein — encoded protein: MTAGYEIEDTASLSTHAGRVAAVADGIREADSAAAQVGLGGVAAYGLLCSPLVIPALQVFQGHMDDLLKSASDLAGALSEGISRTVTDYTELERRLAAHYDRFGGGR
- a CDS encoding YbaB/EbfC family nucleoid-associated protein; translation: MFGAHINDPHEWMREQEQRTAALMAKAQDAQERLAANSVTHSSADRVVSVTVNPGGGLTGLTLSPEAERMRHGQLAALIQATYTQAARMAAARTMEIMSDLVGGDSEALDIVRRSMPADPEPDDRPRPRPHLDDDEGFGGVYGKGDRR
- a CDS encoding SsgA family sporulation/cell division regulator, translated to MRNDHVTLRSTAVFDLLAPRTPAVPVKVELRYDTRDPYAVVAAFRTGRAGWVEWVFARDLLADGLIAEAGDGDVRIRPAVDDPEVVVIELSSPSGHAVFEASAQELADFLDRTYDVVVPGNEHLWVDVDEALTHLISTDLT
- a CDS encoding TIGR02611 family protein, producing MRPDWANRNATTRTVWRVGVGLVGGLVLAAGIVMIPYPGPGWLVVFAGLAILAVEFSWAHRALTYARGKYDTWTAWLGRQPLAIRLLVLALTGAIVVTTIWLLNGFALVGGWFGLEWPWLGSPLFA
- a CDS encoding WXG100 family type VII secretion target yields the protein MSDELVAEAEGPKTFAGSGLLESSMNLAHDLGDDSNWQELAVDGAMIGIDVLSMVMNPLGELVKAGVGWLMEHLDFLREPLEVLTGDPGQIDAIAATWENIGKRLDKMNADYTSAMALTTGWSGDAATAYQGLASQYIAALAQVADQARDAANGVRTAGVVVGTTRAIVFDLIATFISNVITRALLALASSWFTLGASVGVFIASVIADAVQLAAKLQKRLGKLLQAIQGFVAKYRVLGDRSAEAARSLGRRSTELGREANKAIRQSTRTLDDLAPQSGRLKAYTDRVDRMAESGLGRTLDHLGTKTVKEGTKSINDTLNPDEDA